From the Cryptomeria japonica chromosome 2, Sugi_1.0, whole genome shotgun sequence genome, one window contains:
- the LOC131075354 gene encoding uncharacterized protein LOC131075354: MVFEGRKMSVKTQPLIAYAKLAAGLFFAVILVVWSFDGATLWDSWRTNVQPEFEAPAAALVIIAPHSNQILRTAHNQLNSSFLPQAEAEAPAPQQREEIFNLVSPTENRTEGSSSSNPEVSLSSSPNWIQFPQQHNETEALLRCLARNGTHPCHGLETVKIELLGFPSGEPAVLQAGIVHSFVFTAFDQYAQPRCSGGDYYESDLSGLEWKSRPPVVDMGNGSYSISLQVDPRFAGLYNLTVILLFGNYNGLRLRPHRWARRQEMLSLTIHFASDSNPAPPLQRCAASDFAANAWSGRWTRGTHNESCEINRKGRFLCLPPQEPCPEPWCTGALSTLESNGWVYSAHCSFHIFDTREAWRCLDKKWLFFWGDSNHGDTIRNLLNFVLGLWHVKEVPRRFDRTFNGPGSRRVRITNVFNGHWNESLNYQGLFSLTNDGFRDMVRSFFTGTTLPDVMIMNSGLHDAVYWKNTQLFAGGADMTAEFWNSVMESVDRRGLKRPVFLYRSTIATGGYARDLWFNPYKMETYNHILLEKLRDKNLVSMVVDDFDLTFPWHYDNNCSDGVHYGRAPAKAKWRDGQIGHQYFVDLMLVHVLLNAICMP, translated from the coding sequence ATGGTGTTTGAGGGGAGGAAAATGAGTGTGAAGACACAGCCGCTCATCGCCTATGCGAAGCTCGCCGCCGGATTGTTCTTCGCTGTAATTTTGGTCGTGTGGAGTTTCGATGGCGCGACGTTGTGGGACTCGTGGAGGACTAACGTCCAACCCGAGTTCGAAGCCCCTGCAGCAGCTCTGGTCATAATTGCTCCTCACTCCAATCAAATCCTGCGCACCGCTCACAATCAACTCAACAGCAGCTTCCTGCCGCAAGCCGAAGCCGAAGCCCCAGCGCCACAGCAAAGGGAAGAAATATTCAATCTGGTGTCTCCTACCGAGAACAGAACCGAAGGAAGCTCAAGCTCAAACCCTGAAGTAAGCTTAAGCTCAAGCCCTAACTGGATTCAATTCCCTCAACAGCACAACGAGACGGAAGCGCTGCTGAGATGTCTGGCTCGGAACGGCACACACCCCTGCCATGGACTCGAAACGGTTAAAATTGAGCTCTTGGGGTTTCCTTCAGGCGAACCGGCGGTTCTCCAGGCGGGGATTGTTCACAGCTTTGTTTTCACGGCCTTCGATCAGTACGCACAGCCGCGGTGTTCAGGCGGAGACTACTACGAATCAGATCTTTCCGGGCTGGAGTGGAAATCACGGCCACCGGTAGTAGACATGGGAAACGGTTCTTACAGCATAAGCCTCCAGGTCGACCCGCGCTTTGCCGGACTTTACAATCTCACGGTTATCCTGCTCTTCGGGAACTATAATGGCCTCCGCTTGAGGCCCCACCGTTGGGCGCGCAGGCAGGAAATGCTCAGTCTCACGATCCATTTCGCCTCGGATTCGAACCCTGCACCTCCTCTGCAGCGCTGTGCGGCTTCGGATTTTGCAGCAAATGCCTGGTCTGGAAGATGGACCCGAGGTACTCACAACGAATCCTGTGAAATAAACCGCAAAGGGAGGTTCTTGTGCTTGCCCCCGCAGGAGCCCTGCCCTGAGCCATGGTGTACAGGCGCCCTAAGCACTCTGGAGAGCAACGGTTGGGTTTATTCTGCGCACTGTAGCTTTCATATCTTTGATACTCGCGAGGCCTGGAGATGCCTGGATAAAAAGTGGCTTTTCTTTTGGGGGGATTCGAACCATGGTGACACGATTCGCAACTTGCTCAACTTTGTGCTGGGGCTGTGGCACGTTAAAGAAGTCCCACGACGCTTTGACAGGACCTTCAACGGCCCGGGTTCGAGGCGCGTCCGCATCACCAACGTCTTTAATGGCCACTGGAACGAAAGCCTCAACTACCAGGGCCTCTTTTCTCTCACTAACGATGGCTTCCGCGACATGGTCCGATCGTTTTTCACTGGAACCACTCTGCCGGACGTGATGATCATGAACTCGGGCTTGCACGACGCCGTCTACTGGAAGAACACTCAGCTCTTCGCTGGCGGCGCCGACATGACTGCGGAGTTCTGGAATTCCGTCATGGAGTCCGTCGATAGACGGGGTTTGAAACGGCCGGTTTTTCTGTACCGGAGCACCATTGCAACGGGGGGTTACGCTCGTGACCTCTGGTTTAATCCGTACAAGATGGAGACGTACAATCACATTCTGTTggagaaattgagggataagaatTTGGTTTCTATGGTTGTGGACGATTTCGATCTCACTTTCCCCTGGCATTATGATAATAATTGCAGTGATGGTGTGCACTATGGCCGCGCACCGGCCAAGGCAAAATGGCGTGACGGACAAATTGGCCACCAGTATTTTGTCGATTTGATGCTCGTTCACGTTCTTCTCAATGCCATCTGCATGCCGTAA